Below is a window of Trichosurus vulpecula isolate mTriVul1 chromosome 4, mTriVul1.pri, whole genome shotgun sequence DNA.
GCTATGTAATCTTCTGTTTCCACTTATTGCCCATTTTATGTGGTCTGTATTGCTGTAGTTCTCCTCCCCAACATGCCTTTGGTTCCATAACCGCCTCTTAGCAGGCTAAGATACAGATTTTGCTGAAGCTTCTTCAGAAGATCTAtagtacattttcttttctctccactctaTGTGACTCTTCTCATTATGAATCCACCTAAATTTAAGGTCATGGATATTTGTGAACTCAGTAAAATTGTCTGCTGAAGAGCACCTTGTTTTAATGTGAGTTGCTGAGCAGAATttgctaaaataaaaattcactattGTGCTTTTTAAAGGACCTGAACTAGACAGACTCCTGGATCCTATGTGAGGAAGTTTGTGGGCCCCAAAAAGGCTTTGTGATGtgataggtttttttgttttgtttttttggttgttgtttgaaTCTCTCACTGTTTTTGTAGAAATGAAGCTAACCTTCTGAAATAAGCAAAGGTCTATCACAGTGCAAAACCTCTTATAGATGTAAAAATCTCTTATATAGGATCCAAGACTGATAAACTTTGCATTTTTAGAAACAGTTGTGAAAGATATATCCTGGCAGATTCCAACTTTTCTTAAAGAGAAAAGTGTACTCAGATATTGATTTTTCAATGTGACTATAttttaatgcaataaaatatataaaccattGTACATCAAAGTCCTATAACTGCTTTTCATTAGGATAGCAGCTTGAATAACTTTTCATTAAAATTCAGACAACAGATACAAGCGAAATAACTTTCAAAGAGGGAGAGACATAAGcatcatgaaaaaagagagatggacagacagacacagagagaaaaaaagagagagtcagagagacaagagagagagaggaagggagaggggggagggagggagagagagagagaggcagagagaatgagagagagagggggagagagagagagagatagagatagagagagagagagagagagagagagagagagagaagatattgAGAATTAGAATATGAAACTACTAAAGAAAGTAGCTCTAAGAAATTTGAAAAGACACATAAACCcctagaggaagagaaggaagtacATCCTTTAAGGAAACCAAAATCCTTCCCCTTGGTAGTCTGCCCAGGGTCCATTCTTTAAttgttaataacaataaaatgcaTAGACACCATTGTTACCCCTAGTTTCCATAGTTGGCTAATGTAACCCCTGGGTCCTCAGTTCCTTGCTGACATAAAAAGCGTAGGTATACCTTATAGGCTCTTTCAGTTATTGACTTTACACAGATAAACCAGGaattgaaatatgatatacacCAATCCCCAAGGCATTTTAGCCATGAGAtccccaaatagcaaaagaggctAAGATGCAACCAAGGTGAGGTAGCCAGCAAATTTGAATCTAACCATTAATGTAAGTAATTTAAATTAAGTCCatgtaagggagggagggagggagagagacacacagacaggcagaaagagagagagaaagagagagagagagagagagagagagagagagagagagagtgagtgtgtgtgtgtgtgtggggggaggatTTACTTCCCCAGTACCTCTGCACaccaggaaggggaaaaaatgtatgccttgtattaattgttcttcatatatttcttttttcctgctcCTGCCCAGTCATTTGCCCTTGTAAGCATTCCCATATCTCTGTCAATTATAAAACTCCTTATTCACAATTCTCTTTCAATTGGCTGTATGATAAATTACAAGCTCTctacttaatttcttttcttacCTCTATAGGGACAAGTTATCAGCTTTTCAAGGACTAAACTATAATATGGAGAGGTAGAAGGACATTTTCAGCATGGTTTGCCAGAATCTGGTCTTTTATAACAGCTGGGCCAGATAACTTTTGATCCTTTTACTGACCCTGAGCATAGTTTTGTCCCAGCATTATCAATTCATGCAGTTTGTCTTATTAAACAGgtctagccctttatttttttgtttattgtacTAACCAGGTAATTAAATTGGACTGTGACTATCTATGGGTTGTACATATGGAGGTGGAGATTGGGTAGAGAAATGGTTCCTGAGGGAGGAGACAAAATGTAGTTTGAGAATTACTAATAACAGACATCACAAAACTATTTTCCCCCAATCCTTTTCACCATTTCTATGAATGAACcatcaacaaaaaaaataatttgacagTGCCTTCACAGACATCATTAAGTTGTCTATGTCTTTTGCGAGCATGTTCCAAGAAAAGGCAATATTTGAAACATTTAAACAATTATTATCCAGTTGGATATgtcaaattaatttaattcaaatcaataaatatttgtcaagtttgtattatgtgtaagacactgtgctaaatagtATACGTGTAAAAAAGGAATGGTCTTGggcctcaagaagtttacattctagtaggagTATGAGGGTGGATGGGTGGGGATACAGCATggacacagataaataaatacaggattagttgagggagaggggaagttTAGGGGTAGGATCCAGAAACTTTCTTGTAGGAAGAGGGCAACTTGTAAACTAATAAGTAGATTATCTGTTTGGCTAACTCTCTATTATCTATTATTTATGACTATTTATGTGTGAGAGTATGCttacatatacgcatacatatacacagtgtgtatatatagcttatataatatgtatatacacatgtaacatACATGTTGCCTGATTGTTAGAGAATAAGCTCTAGTTGCTGTTGGCATCCTgtccattttaaaaacaaatttgccTGTCTATCTaactattcatctatctatccatccatccatctgtccatccatccaaccatccatccatccatgtacacatgtataaatatatataggcaTGCATAAACACACATGAAGGTATtaaatatacataatacatataaacatatatatatatataggaagctatgtaaattaattttaactGGTTCAGTTCCTTTaataaaacaattaacataatGTACAAATATAGCATGGATGTAACTAGTAGTACCTTGgattaaatgtatatatgtagtatctTTTAATGACAGTTCAAAATACTTTCGTTTTTGGAGGTTTCATCCCTTCCTTAAACCTAACAATTGGTTTCTTTAAGTCGACAAGATAATATAACATTAAAGGATTTATATAAGGTTTGATACATGATGTCTTTTAGCTTACAGATTTGTACTTGATCCATTTATTCACACCACGAACTTCAAAAGGTGGATGGCCCGAGTAGATGTGATAGCCTAATTCTTCCAAAGGTGGCTCTGGATCAGCTGTAGCAAACTGGGCAGCATCCTCAATCTCTTTCCTTACTTCAATCTCAATCTCCTTTAATTCTTCAATACTGGCAAGGTTGCTGTGTACCATCCTATTTTTGTGAAGCATGATAGGGTCACTCTTACTCCTCACTTCCTGAACTTCCTGCCGAGAACGATAACTGACACCAGGGTCACTCATGCTGTGTCCATGATAACGATATGTCTGTAGTTCCATTATTATGGGGCCCTTTCCCGATCTAGAGTAGGCAGCTGCAAATTTTGCTGCCTCTCGGACACACAAAACATCCATACCATCTACTCTCATCCCTGGAATAAAGTCTCCTCTTTTGTAATAGTCTGTGCTGGCTGCTGCTCTCTCTATAGAAGTTCCCATTCCGTATCGATTATTCTCACAAAcaaaaatacaaggcaatttccACAGAGCTGCCATATTGTATGTTTCAAATATCTGACCCTGATTAGCGGCACCATCTCCGTACAAAGCAAAACAGACGTCACCATTTCCTTCGTACTTACAGGCCAGGGCAACGCCAGCTCCCAGAGGCACCTGGGCTCCGACAATGCCGTTGCCCCCATAGAAATTCTTGGCGTACATGTGCATCGAGCCTCCCTTGCCTTTAGCGCAGCCCCCTCTTCGCCCCGTCAGCTCGGCCATGATTTCTCTAGCGGAAAGTCCACGGACATAGCTAAAGCCGTGAGCTCTATAGGCTGTAATCATGTGATCCGAAGGATTTATAGCGGCCTCGATCCCCACGCAACAAGCTTCCTGACCATCGTACAAGTGGCAGAAGCCGCGGATGATCTTTTGCTTGTACAGCTGGTCTGCCTTCAATTCCATCCGACGAACAGTCTGCATTAACTTGTAATACTTGAGTCCTTCCTCTCTAGTGAGAACTGCCTGGCTGGGAGGGCCCTCCTCAAGCCGATGAAGGTCACATTTCTTAATGTCAAACGAAGCTTCGTTTACAAAGGTACGGGCTGCCAAAGACACTCTTCCAGGTGGTTTTGGGCAGGCGTTCCTCAGCAGACGGGAAACCACCAGGAGCATTTTGGGCATGCAGGGGTAGCCCGAGAGTGAGCAGCGGGATCCGGGTGACGGTTGGCCGGTGGCGGATGGAGCGGAAGGAATCGTGTCCCGAGACTGCTTCTGGAGCAGAGCG
It encodes the following:
- the LOC118848718 gene encoding pyruvate dehydrogenase E1 component subunit alpha, somatic form, mitochondrial-like isoform X2, which codes for MPKMLLVVSRLLRNACPKPPGRVSLAARTFVNEASFDIKKCDLHRLEEGPPSQAVLTREEGLKYYKLMQTVRRMELKADQLYKQKIIRGFCHLYDGQEACCVGIEAAINPSDHMITAYRAHGFSYVRGLSAREIMAELTGRRGGCAKGKGGSMHMYAKNFYGGNGIVGAQGQIFETYNMAALWKLPCIFVCENNRYGMGTSIERAAASTDYYKRGDFIPGMRVDGMDVLCVREAAKFAAAYSRSGKGPIIMELQTYRYHGHSMSDPGVSYRSRQEVQEVRSKSDPIMLHKNRMVHSNLASIEELKEIEIEVRKEIEDAAQFATADPEPPLEELGYHIYSGHPPFEVRGVNKWIKYKSVS
- the LOC118848718 gene encoding pyruvate dehydrogenase E1 component subunit alpha, mitochondrial-like isoform X1; amino-acid sequence: MPKMLLVVSRLLRNACPKPPGRVSLAARTFVNEASFDIKKCDLHRLEEGPPSQAVLTREEGLKYYKLMQTVRRMELKADQLYKQKIIRGFCHLYDGQEACCVGIEAAINPSDHMITAYRAHGFSYVRGLSAREIMAELTGRRGGCAKGKGGSMHMYAKNFYGGNGIVGAQVPLGAGVALACKYEGNGDVCFALYGDGAANQGQIFETYNMAALWKLPCIFVCENNRYGMGTSIERAAASTDYYKRGDFIPGMRVDGMDVLCVREAAKFAAAYSRSGKGPIIMELQTYRYHGHSMSDPGVSYRSRQEVQEVRSKSDPIMLHKNRMVHSNLASIEELKEIEIEVRKEIEDAAQFATADPEPPLEELGYHIYSGHPPFEVRGVNKWIKYKSVS